A genomic window from Halorubrum trapanicum includes:
- the thiL gene encoding thiamine-phosphate kinase: MNERDALRALAADLPHAGDDAAVVDGTVITTDMLHERTDFPTGTTRYTAGWRAVGASLSDVAAMGAAASAAVAVYADEAFDREALNRFVAGAVDVSEAVDAEYVGGDLDEHVEFTTATTAIGDVTESGPVTRDGARPGDALCVTGEWGRSAAALRLFKRETGEAVERANELFRFTPRVAEGLALAPSATAMMDSSDGLARSCHQLAEASEVGIEVERDAVPVHPAVEEVAEGSAERFELAAHFGEDFELVCAVPEDEVDEVEEACPAGLTRIGRVVEESDVGGPRVLADGDPLPDRGFTHGDG; the protein is encoded by the coding sequence GTGAACGAGCGCGACGCCCTCCGGGCCCTCGCGGCCGACCTCCCGCACGCGGGCGACGACGCCGCCGTCGTCGACGGGACGGTCATCACGACGGACATGCTCCATGAACGGACCGACTTCCCGACCGGGACGACGCGGTACACCGCCGGCTGGCGCGCGGTGGGCGCGTCGCTCTCGGACGTGGCCGCGATGGGTGCCGCGGCGAGCGCCGCGGTCGCCGTCTACGCCGACGAGGCGTTCGACCGCGAGGCGCTGAATCGGTTCGTCGCGGGCGCGGTCGACGTCTCCGAGGCGGTCGACGCGGAGTACGTCGGCGGCGACCTCGACGAGCACGTCGAGTTCACGACGGCGACCACCGCGATCGGAGACGTGACCGAGTCCGGCCCCGTCACCCGCGACGGGGCGCGCCCCGGCGACGCGCTCTGCGTCACCGGCGAGTGGGGGCGGTCCGCTGCGGCGCTGCGGCTATTTAAAAGGGAGACAGGCGAGGCGGTCGAGCGCGCCAACGAGCTGTTCCGGTTCACGCCGCGGGTGGCGGAGGGGCTGGCGCTGGCCCCCAGCGCGACCGCGATGATGGACTCCTCGGACGGGCTGGCGCGGTCGTGCCACCAGCTCGCGGAGGCGAGCGAGGTCGGGATCGAGGTGGAGCGCGACGCGGTCCCGGTTCACCCCGCGGTCGAGGAGGTCGCGGAGGGGTCGGCGGAGCGGTTCGAGCTCGCGGCGCACTTCGGGGAGGACTTCGAGTTGGTCTGTGCGGTGCCGGAAGACGAGGTTGATGAGGTCGAAGAGGCGTGTCCGGCCGGGCTCACGCGGATCGGGCGGGTGGTCGAGGAGTCGGATGTGGGGGGCCCGCG